A region of Hoplias malabaricus isolate fHopMal1 chromosome 12, fHopMal1.hap1, whole genome shotgun sequence DNA encodes the following proteins:
- the usp9 gene encoding ubiquitin carboxyl-terminal hydrolase 9X isoform X4, with product MTATTRGSPVGGNDSQDQGQAPDSQSQPPLPQNQTSSPTSSNENSPVSPPDEQAQGDCPPQLEEEEPAFPHADLAKLDDMINRPRWVVPVLPKGELEVLLEAAIDLCKKGLDVKCEACQRFFRDGLTISFTKILTDEAVSGWKFEIHRCIINNTHRLIELCVTKLSQDWFPLLELLAMATNPHCKFHIYNGTRPSETVPAGVQLAEDELFARPPDPRSPKGWLVDLVNKFGTLNGFQILHDRFMSGQALNVQIIAALIKPFGQCYEFLTLHTVKKYFLPIIEMVPQFLENLTDEELKKEAKNEAKNDALSMIIKSLKNLASRVPGQEETVKNMEIFRLKMILRLLQISSFNGKMNALNEVNKVISSVSYYTHRHGNPEEAEWLTAERMAEWIQQNNILSIVLRDSLHQPQYVEKLEKILRFVIKEKALTLQDLDNIWAAQAGKHEAIVKNVHDLLAKLAWDFSPEQLDHLFDCFKESWTNASKKQREKLLELIRRLAEDDKDGVMAHKVLNLLWNLAHSDDVPVDIMDQALSAHIKILDYSCSQDRDTQKIQWIDRFIEELRSNDKWVIPALKQIREICSLFGEAPQNLRKKIPINLKSLEGQTQRSPHVFYRHDLINQLQHNHALVTLVAENLSAYMESMRQFSKAEHTDFDPQTVRPGSRYSHVQEVQERLNFLRFLLKDGQLWLCAPQAKQIWKCLAENAVFLCDREACFKWYSKLMGDEPDLDPDINKDFFENNVLQLDPSLLTENGMKCFERFFKAVNCREGKLVAKRRVYMMDDLELIGLDYLWRVVIQGSDDIASRAIDLLKEIYTNLGPKLQANQVEIHEDFIQSCFDRLKASYDTLCVLDGDKDSINCARQEAIRMVRVLTVLREYITECDSDYHEERTILPMSRAFRGKHITLIVRFPNQGRQVDDLDIWSHTNDTIGSVRRCILNRIKANSAHTKIELFIGGDIVDPADDRKLIGQLSLKDKTLITAKLTQVSTNMPSSPDSSSDSSTGSPGNHGNHYSDGPNPEVESCLPGVIMSLHLRYISFLWQVADLGCNLNMPLLRDGARVLMKLMPPDNTTVENLRAICLDHAKLGENSLSPTLDSRFFGPSPSQVLYLIEVVYALLMPASGTLGEDASDFQYNFLKSGGLPLVLSMLTRNNFLPNADMETRRGAYLNALKIAKLLLTAVGFGHVKAVAEACQPVAEGTIPVSPINQVTHDQALVLQSALQNIPNPSAECMLRNVAIRLAQQISDENFFQALKYVPDICVIRAVQKIVWASGCGTIQLVFSSNEEISKIYEKTNAGNEPDAEDEQVCCEALEVMTLCFALIPTALDALSKEKAWQTFIIDLLLHCQSKSVRQMAQEQFFLMATRCCMGHRPLLFFITLLFTVLGSTAKERAKHAGDYFILLRHLLNYAYNSNINLPNAEVLLNNEIDWLKRIKDEVKRTGETGVEETILEGHIGVTKELLAFQTPEKKYYIGCEKGGANLIKELIDDFLFPASNVYLQYMKTGEFPTEQAIPVCSSPATITAGFELLVALAVGCVRNLRQIVDTLTDMYYSGCEALTEWEYLPPVGPRPNKGFVGLKNAGATCYMNSVIQQLYMIPPIRNGILAIEGTGSDVDDDMSGDEKQDNESNVDPRDEVFSYHHQFDDKPSLNKSEDRKEYNIGVLRHLQVIFGHLASSRLQYYVPRGFWKQFRLWGEPVNLREQHDALEFFNSLVDSLDEALKALGHPAMLSKVLGGSFADQKICQGCPHRYECEESFTTLNVDIRNHQNLLDSMEQYVKGDLLEGANAYHCEKCNKKVDTVKRLLIKKLPPVLAIQLKRFDYDWERECAIKFNDYFEFPRELDMEPYTVAGVAKLEGLDMHPENQQVIQQNEPSELEPPCSSRYRLVGVLVHSGQASGGHYYSYIIQRNGSGGEGERNRWYKFDDGDVTECKMDDDEEMKNQCFGGEYMGEVFDHMMKRMSYRRQKRWWNAYILFYERMDSLDKDSELVKYISELSLSTKPHQVKMPSAIECSVRKQNVQFMHSRMQYSLEYFQFIKKLLTCNGVYLNPPPGQDHLLPEAEEIAMISIQLAARFLFSTGFHTKKVVRGPASDWYDALCVLLRHSKNVRCWFAHNALFAYPNRFSEYLLECPSAEVRGAFSKLVVFIAHFSLQDGPYPSPVASPGPSSQGCDNLSLSDHLFRAVLNLLRREVSEHGRHLQQYFNLFVMYANLGLAEKTQLLKLSVPATFMLVALDEGPGPPIKYQYAELGKLYTVVSQLVRCCDVATRMQSSINGNPPLPNPYGDPSLTQPIMPLQQLVAEILFVRTSYVKKIIEDCSNSEETIKLLRFCCWENPQFSSTVLSELLWQVAYSYTYELRPYLDLLLQILLIEDSWQTHRIHNVLKGIPDDRDGLFDTIQRSKNHYQKRAYQCIKCMVALFSNCSVAYQILQSNGDLKRKWTWAVEWLGDELERRPYTGNAQYTYNNWSPPVQSNETSNGYFLERSHSARMTLAKACELCPEEHEVVSEEDAGRKPSSPQQLLPGEVTGQQHHTEPDDQEAPDDQDSSPPEDTSLYPHSPGTQYQQQNNLPHGQPYTGPAAQHMNNPQRPGVRAQENWEPPEEVPPAQTKD from the exons ATGACTGCCACGACACGTGGCTCCCCTGTAGGGGGGAATGACAGTCAGGACCAGGGCCAAGCTCCGGACAGTCAGTCCCAGCCGCCACTGCCCCAAAATCAG ACATCCTCTCCCACCTCATCCAATGAGAACTCTCCAGTGAGCCCTCCAGATGAACAGGCCCAGGGAGACTGCCCGCCccagctggaggaggaggagcctgCTTTTCCCCATGCAGACCTAGCCAAGCTGGATGACATGATCAACAG ACCCCGCTGGGTTGTTCCAGTTTTGCCAAAGGGTGAATTAGAAGTCCTTCTAGAAGCTGCTATAGATCTTTGTAAAAAAG GACTTGATGTCAAGTGTGAAGCCTGCCAGAGGTTTTTTCGTGACGGCTTGACAATATCCTTTACGAAAATATTGACGGATGAGGCCGTTAGCGGATGGAAATTTGAGATTCAT AGGTGCATAATCAACAACACCCATCGTCTTATAGAGTTGTGTGTGACCAAGCTCTCTCAGGACTGGTTCCCTCTTCTAGAGCTGTTGGCCATGGCCACCAACCCTCATTGCAAGTTCCACATATACAATGGTACCCGGCCCTCAGAGACAGTGCCTGCTGGGGTGCAGTTGGCTGAAGACGAGCTCTTCGCCCGCCCACCTGACCCTCGCTCTCCCAAG GGCTGGTTGGTGGATTTAGTAAACAAATTTGGCACATTAAACGGGTTTCAAATTCTGCATGATCGGTTTATGAGTGGTCAAGCTCTGAATGTTCAGATCATCGCTGCACTCATCAA GCCTTTTGGGCAGTGCTATGAGTTTCTCACTTTGCACACGGTAAAGAAGTACTTCCTTCCTATCATTGAAATGGTTCCCCAGTTTCTAGAAAACCTCACTGATGAAGAGTTGAAAAAAGAAGCCAAGAATGAAGCCAAAAATGATGCTTTGTCTATGATAATCAAATCATTAAAGAATTTGGCTTCACGAGTACCTGGGCAAGAGGAAACAGTCAAGAACATGGAGATTTTTAGGTTAAAAATGATTCTTAG GTTATTGCAAATTTCTTCGTTTAATGGAAAAATGAATGCACTAAATGAAGTAAACAAGGTGATCTCAAGTGTCTCATACTACACACATCGCCACGGCAACCCTGAGGAGGCAGAGTGGCTCACTGCAGAGCGTATGGCT GAGTGGATCCAGCAGAATAACATTTTGTCCATTGTACTGCGGGACAGCCTTCATCAGCCACAATATGTAGAGAAACTGGAGAAGATTTTACGATTTGTCATCAAGGAAAAAGCACTTACACTGCAGGACCTGGACAATATTTGGGCCGCCCAG GCTGGGAAGCATGAAGCTATTGTGAAGAATGTTCATGATCTCCTTGCAAAGTTGGCTTGGGACTTCTCTCCTGAGCAGCTGGACCATCTCTTTGACTGTTTTAAG GAAAGCTGGACTAATGCAAGTAAAAAACAACGGGAGAAGTTGTTGGAACTTATTCGAAGACTTGCAGAGGATGACAAAGATGGTGTGATGGCTCACAAAGTGCTAAATCTGCTGTGGAACCTGGCCCATAGTGATGATGTACCTGTGGACATCATGGACCAAGCTCTCAGCGCTCATATCAAGATTCTGGATTACAGTTGCTCGCAG GACAGGGATACCCAGAAGATTCAGTGGATTGATCGCTTTATTGAGGAGTTGCGATCCAATGATAAGTGGGTAATTCCTGCACTGAAGCAAATTCGAGAGATCTGCAGTCTGTTTGGAGAAGCTCCTCAAAATCTCAG AAAGAAAATACCTATTAACTTAAAGAGCTTAGAAGG TCAAACGCAGAGGAGCCCACATGTATTTTATCGACATGACCTTATCAACCAACTGCAGCACAATCATGCCCTGGTCACTCTGGTGGCTGAAAACCTGTCAGCATATATGGAGAGCATGAGACAGTTCTCTAAAG CAGAACACACAGATTTTGACCCTCAGACAGTCAGACCTGGAAGCCGATACAGTCATGTACAAGAAGTCCAGGAGCGTTTGAACTTTTTGAG GTTTCTGCTGAAGGACGGACAGCTGTGGCTCTGTGCTCCTCAGGCCAAGCAGATCTGGAAGTGCCTGGCAGAGAATGCTGTTTTCCTGTGTGATCGTGAAGCCTGCTTCAAATGGTACTCCAAACTAATGGGGGACGAGCCGGACCTTGACCCCGACATCAACAAGGACTTTTTTGAAAACAATGTGCTGCAGCTGGATCCTTCACTTCTGACTGAAAATGGCATGAAATGCTTTGAGCGCTTCTTTAAAGCCGTGAACTGCAGGGAGGGCAAACTTGTGGCGAAGCGGCGGGTGTATATGATGGATGATTTGGAGTTGATTGGACTAGATTACCTGTGGAGG GTTGTAATTCAAGGAAGTGATGATATCGCTAGCCGAGCAATTGATTTGCTCAAAGAAATTTACACAAATCTTGGACCAAAATTACAAGCTAATCAG GTAGAGATTCATGAGGATTTTATTCAGTCTTGCTTTGACCGGCTTAAAGCCTCCtatgacacactgtgtgtgctCGACGGGGATAAGGACAGCATTAACTGTGCCAGGCAGGAGGCCATCCGCATGGTGAGGGTTTTGACTGTGCTCAGGGAGTACATCACAGAGTGTGACAGCGATTACCACGAAGAAAGGACCATCCTTCCCATGTCCAG AGCATTTCGGGGAAAGCACATTACCCTAATAGTGCGATTTCCTAATCAAGGCAGACAGGTGGATGACCTGGACATCTGGTCCCACACCAATGACACGATTGGTTCAGTGCGGCGCTGCATTCTCAATCGAATTAAGGCCAACAGTGCACACACGAAAATCGAACTCTTCATTGGCGGGGACATTGTAGATCCTGCAGATGATAGGAAGTTGATTGGGCAGCTCAGTCTTAAAGACAAAACg CTCATCACAGCCAAGCTCACCCAGGTCAGCACCAATATGCCTTCAAGCCCTGACAGCTCATCAGACTCTTCCACAGGCTCCCCCGGGAACCATGGCAACCACTATAGTGATGGGCCAAACCCTGAAGTGGAGAGCTGTCTTCCTGGAGTG ATAATGTCCCTGCACCTACGCTACATCTCATTCTTATGGCAAGTAGCTGACCTGGGCTGTAATCTCAACATGCCTCTCCTGCGAGATGGAGCTCGAGTCCTTATGAAACTCATGCCTCCAG ATAACACTACTGTGGAAAACCTTCGAGCCATCTGCCTGGATCATGCTAAACTTGGAGAAAACAGCCTTAGCCCAACCCTCGACTCACGCTTCTTTGGACCATCACCTTCTCAAGTCCTTTACTTGATAGAG GTGGTTTATGCCTTGCTGATGCCTGCTAGTGGTACACTAGGAGAGGATGCTAGTGACTTCCAGTACAACTTTTTGAAGAGTGGTGGTCTGCCTCTAGTCTTGAGCATGCTCACCCGAAATAACTTCCTTCCAAACGCTGACATGGAGACGCGACGGGGAGCCTATCTGAATGCACTAAAAATAGCCAAGCTCCTGCTTACTGCAGTGGGGTTTGGCCATGTGAAGGCTGTGGCTGAAGCATGTCAGCCAGTCGCTGAGGGCACCATCCCCGTGTCACCT ATTAATCAGGTCACTCATGACCAGGCCCTGGTGCTTCAGAGTGCCCTGCAGAACATCCCCAATCCCTCAGCTGAGTGCATGCTCCGCAACGTAGCCATCCGACTAGCTCAGCAGATCTCTGATGAG aacttttTCCAAGCTTTGAAGTATGTCCCAGACATCTGTGTCATCAGAGCTGTCCAAAAGATCGTCTGGGCGTCAGGTTGTGGCACTATTCAGCTTGTCTTCAGTTCCAATGAAGAGATCAGCAAGATCTATGAAAAG ACAAATGCAGGGAATGAGCCTGATGCAGAGGACGAACAAGTATGCTGTGAGGCCCTAGAGGTCATGACCCTGTGCTTTGCCCTTATCCCTACTGCCCTAGATGCACTTAGTAAAGAGAAGGCCTGGCAGACCTTCATTATTGATCTGCTACTGCACTGCCAGAGCAA GTCTGTTCGTCAGATGGCACAAGAACAGTTCTTTCTCATGGCCACGAGGTGTTGTATGGGACACAGGCCACTCTTGTTCTTCATCACCCTCCTCTTCACAGTTTTAGGT AGCACTGCAAAAGAAAGAGCCAAACATGCTGGTGATTACTTCATCCTTTTGAGGCACTTGCTCAACTACGCATATAATAGCAACATTAACCTTCCTAATGCAGAGGTTCTTCTGAACAATGAGATTGATTGGTTGAAAAGAATCAAG GACGAGGTTAAGAGAACTGGGGAGACAGGGGTGGAAGAAACCATTTTAGAGGGCCATATTGGTGTCACAAAAGAATTGCTGGCTTTCCAGACCCCAGAAAAGAAGTACTATATAGGCTGTGAAAAGGGTGGAGCCAATCTCATCAAG GAGTTAATAGATGACTTCCTCTTCCCAGCCTCTAATGTGTACTTGCAATACATGAAGACTGGAGAGTTCCCCACTGAACAGGCAATACCTGTGTGTAGCAGTCCAGCCACTATTACTGCTGGTTTTGAGCTCCTTGTTGCACTAGCTGTCGGATGTGTGCGCAATCTCAGACAGATTGTTGACACGCTAACTGACATGTACTACTCAG GTTGTGAGGCACTTACAGAATGGGAGTACTTGCCCCCTGTGGGCCCAAGGCCCAATAAGGGCTTTGTGGGGCTAAAGAATGCAGGTGCAACTTGCTACATGAATTCAGTCATTCAGCAGCTCTACATGATCCCACCCATCAGAAACGGCATCCTAGCTATTGAGGGCACGGGTAGCGATGTGGATGATGACATGTCTGGGGATGAGAAACAGGATAATGAG AGTAATGTTGATCCACGGGATGAAGTCTTCAGTTATCATCACCAGTTTGATGACAAGCCATCACTGAATAAATCAGAGGATAGGAAAGAATACAATATTGGGGTTCTGCGACACTTGCAGGTGATTTTTGGACACCTTGCATCATCCAGGCTGCAATACTATGTTCCCAGGGGTTTCTGGAAACAATTTAG gttaTGGGGAGAACCAGTAAATTTGAGGGAGCAGCATGATGCCCTTGAGTTCTTTAACTCCCTTGTAGATAGTTTAGATGAGGCTTTGAAAGCACTGGGGCATCCTGCCATGTTGAGCAAAGTACTTGGAGGTTCCTTTGCAGATCAAAAGATCTGTCAGGGCTGCCCTCACAG ATATGAGTGTGAGGAATCCTTCACGACACTGAATGTAGATATCAGAAACCATCAGAATCTTCTTGATTCCATGGAACAGTATGTGAAGGGAGACTTGCTTGAGGGTGCTAATGCCTACCACTGTGAAAAATGCAACAAGAAA GTTGACACAGTAAAGCGCTTGCTTATTAAGAAACTGCCCCCAGTGCTGGCCATCCAGTTGAAGCGATTTGATTATGACTGGGAACGGGAGTGTGCCATAAAGTTCAATGACTACTTTGAGTTTCCCCGGGAGCTGGACATGGAGCCATACACTGTAGCAGGAGTAGCCAAACTAGAGGGCTTGGATATGCATCCTGAAAATCAG cAGGTGATCCAACAAAATGAACCCTCTGAGCTGGAGCCACCCTGCAGTTCACGTTACAGACTTGTGGGGGTGCTAGTGCATTCAGGCCAGGCCAGTGGAGGCCACTATTACTCTTATATCATCCAGAGGAATGGCAGCGGTGGGGAGGGTGAGAGAAACCGCTGGTACAAGTTTGATGATGGAGATGTCACTGAATGCAAGATGGACGACGACGAAGAGATGAAGAACCAGTGCTTTGGGGGCGAGTACATGGGCGAAGTGTTTGACCACATGATGAAGCGCATGTCATACCGTCGGCAGAAGCGCTGGTGGAACGCTTACATCCTGTTCTATGAGCGTATGGACTCATTGGACAAAGACAGCGAGCTGGTAAAGTACATCTCAGAACTGAGTTTGAGCACCAAGCCACACCAGGTGAAGATGCCCTCAGCCATTGAGTGCAGCGTGCGCAAACAGAACGTCCAGTTCATGCACAGCCGCATGCAGTACAGTCTGGAGTATTTCCAATTCATCAAGAAACTGCTCACCTGTAATGGTGTCTATCTGAACCCTCCTCCAG GCCAAGACCATCTTTTGCCTGAAGCAGAAGAAATAGCGATGATTAGTATTCAGCTCGCTGCTAGGTTTCTCTTCAGCACAGGATTCCACACGAAGAAAGTTGTCCGTGGCCCTGCTAGTGATTG GTATGATGCCTTGTGCGTCCTGCTTCGACACAGCAAGAATGTACGCTGCTGGTTTGCACACAATGCCCTCTTTGCCTACCCAAACCGCTTCTCTGAATACCTGCTTGAGTGCCCCAGTGCTGAGGTCCGGGGCGCTTTCTCTAAACTCGTAGTATTTATTGCTCATTTCTCATTGCAAGATGGACCCTACCCATCACCGGTTGCCTCACCAGGACCATCCAGTCAG GGCTGTGATAATCTGAGCTTAAGTGACCACTTGTTCCGAGCTGTACTCAACTTGTTACGGAGAGAAGTGTCTGAGCATGGCCGTCACTTGCAGCAGTACTTCAATCTGTTTGTCATGTATGCCAACCTAG GCTTGGCAGAGAAGACCCAGCTTTTGAAGCTTAGTGTGCCTGCCACATTCATGCTAGTGGCTCTGGATGAGGGCCCAGGTCCACCCATTAAGTACCAGTATGCTGAGCTAGGAAAGCTGTACACGGTGGTATCGCAACTTGTGCGCTGCTGCGATGTAGCAACCCGTATGCAGTCCTCAATTAATG GTAACCCACCACTTCCAAACCCCTATGGGGATCCTAGCTTGACGCAACCCATAATGCCTCTGCAGCAGCTAGTCGCAGAGATCCTGTTTGTGCGGACCAGCTATGTGAAGAAAATCATTGAGGACTGTAGCAACTCAGAGGAAACCATTAAACTGCTGCGATTTTGTTGCTGGGAAAATCCTCAGTTCTCCTCCACTGTACTCAGTGAGCTACTGTGGCAG GTTGCATATTCCTACACATATGAGCTAAGGCCTTACCTGGACTTGCTGCTACAGATTCTGCTCATTGAGGACTCCTGGCAAACTCACAG gATACACAATGTGTTAAAGGGTATCCCAGATGATCGTGATGGGCTGTTTGACACCATCCAGCGCTCCAAGAACCACTACCAGAAGAGAGCCTACCAGTGCATTAAGTGCATGGTGGCTCTGTTCAGCAACTGCTCAGTGGCCTATCAGATCTTACAG AGCAATGGAGACCTGAAGAGAAAATGGACATGGGCAGTAGAGTGGCTTGGTGATGAACTAGAGCGCAGGCCGTACACTGGCAATGCCCAGTATACGTACAACAACTGGTCACCTCCTGTCCAAAGCAATGAAACCTCCAATGGCTACTTCCTTGAGCGATCCCACAGTGCACGCATGACATTAGCCAAGGCCTGTGAGCTTTGCCCTGAGGAG